The genome window TCAGATTGTGGAATGTCCATTTGTGGATAGTATGTTGGAGCATTTAATCAGTTTTTCTTAACAAATTCTCTagaaaacatacaaaatgtccATATTTTCTAGTTTACAAATTCTTTATACAACAAGTACTGCATCAAATTATTTATCATATTTTCTATTTCATTAAAGTAATGattttttccttaattattgtattaaattttattttattattctataaacttttattttattattttattaacttttaGTCGAGTATGCCTCAAAACTTTGATAATGATTatcctttattattttattaactcTCGGTATTAAAATAATGACTCTACCGCACCAGGTCATGCTTTTTCATTTTCCATGTTTCTTACTGGTACCCTATATTCATATCCATTTTTGGTTTTTTCGTTTTGTACAGCAAATGTAGGGTAGAAAAAGTTTCCCCtaaatcatataaaattatttttttattgtctcTCTCCTACTTTAACCTTCTCTCTCctacttttgttttttatttctcacatttttatttctcctaaaatagatttttagtGAAAATAGGAGAAATCTTATATCCCATTTTTGGGTATCGGGTAGGAATTGCACCATTCTCTCTTTACTATCACTAACGAATTTTAACTTGtcaaaaggccaaaaaaaaaaaaaaaaaaaaaaaaagaaaaagaaaagaagagaagtttagctcttttattttctagtgtgatttttttataatcgaaaatgacatcatacaagtttatcattttgacatccgatatgggtctaaactcgacCCGATAAGCCCACGAGCATAGAAATTTCTCACCTAAAGACATATTAAATTGGAGCAAAACCTAACGCGTGGCCTCAAAGGTATTGTTCAAAGTGCGAATCAAACTCAGAATTTTTTGAGTTCATATGATTTACCCCCAAAAAAATTCACCATTAACTATTTACTCTCTCTATCGTAAGTTAACTGATTTTTCCGGTCCTGGTATAActtaattatatttgtatttttttttctctgtttgacAATACTTTTGTAGAGCCCACTTATTAGGTTAATTTAGCTCTTTTACTGTAATTTAATTTGGTTTTGACTCAAAGTCATCTCAATTGAAACAATATAAGAATTGCAAGATCAAAGAAAGTGGAAGTAGTTGAAAAGCACAAGAATATTCATCCACTAAGCAAAGATCACAGGTGCATAAAACCCACTAAACAAATATCAGTCACAGGTGCATAAAACGGTGCGGATCACATAATGTATCATAAATATTGACCCTACATGGCATATATAGCTGCTCTTATTCAATATTGGCCTCAACATTGCACATATCCATTATTCGCAGTTTGACCTTCTTCATTTCCTTATCAAGGGACAGTGAACCctacaaaaggagaagaaaatttgTTAACAAGTCGTTCAGTATAAGCAAAATTGAAACATAATTATTGGGCCTATATTTTAGGCCCATATAACACTACTGGGCCTAGACCACTTACTCCCACACTTTTTTCCAGCAGGCCTGTTCCTAATGTTGCATCGCTTAGGAATGCCAATAGCGATAGCGGGCTGGATCCCGGCCTGCTTTGCCAATGGAGACAAAAGGACCGCGCACAGACATCTTGGAGCAGTCTTGATCAAGGCACCAACTTTAGTGCAACAAATTGGTGGCACTCTAGCTCTACCGTTCTTGGCCGCGGCCAAGCACGGGCTCAGGCTAGCCACGGCAGACTTGATTGGAGTCCTGCCGCATTCTCCGGCAGCTTCAATTTCACTGATAAACACATTCGGAGCTAGAAGGAACACAAGCATACACACAAGGCAGACTTTCATGTTAGTGGCCATTTTTTGGTTGAAGACTTTAGTGAACTTGTGTGTATTTATAAGTGATGTAAAGTGAAGTTTAAATTGGATGCTTTTTTGGTAAGTGGGGTGGTTGGTATACGTGGTACAAGTATGTGGTTTCTACCTTAGTTTTATTCAAATTGTAATTATTTATATTCAAGTTGTAATTATttcaatagagcaatacttggtGAAGTGTGTGTGAACATGGATAAGAATTGGGGGCATGCGAGCTTTCGTGTGGTCTCCCATTATATCCTCCAATATCTTTCTATGTCACAAATGTATATGTGCCAATTGTCGAATACAATCATGTAGCTGTTAAATAAATATTGCAAATTCTAAAGACAAAAATATAGATAGGGTTGTGCAAAGTAAGTGTACAAATCGCTACGCTAAAGTAATATAATGATAAATAACACATTGAATGATGTAAAAATTCTCGTAGGTGCACAAGAGTATGAATAgcacaatgtatgcaagtacgacaTTGATCCCACAAAGATTattttaatctaattaatgtacctaacgtgATGTATGAATGAGAATTGATGAAAAATGGGAATATGTATGATGAAATTAAATTAGGctaacaaagaaacaaaattcatATTTGTGTTATCAATATGAGAAGATACTAAGGTAATTACTTCACCTAGCAATTCTATCACAAGcaatcaattaacaaacacacaattatggttctgattcaagggttgattctttcttcaatataatGGTTTGTTCGTTCGCAGTGCCAATAAATATTatcaacaatggattaatcatgtTCGTTCACAATCATTAACCCAAgactaataactcattacgatctaaagaactatcaCAACCaaccaatcccctaaaccttattcacagcagtcgacaattgattttcttaatttcaaTTCTACTAGGACACGTGAATTATGTTTGTTCCTTAATCCTAACTAGATGAACCTAATTGCATACCCAATTGGTGactaagcaatcaaataaataaatagactataagcatgaaaattaaaaatacaagaatcattgaaccaaatcatgcattcattaaattgaaatacttgtaaTATTCATGCTAGGTTACATCAAGCCTTAACAAAAAGATTTAGTTACAATCCATcatccaagaaacaaaaaaagtctagaaagagaaaacatagtagagagatgaagaaaaaccatttttttttatggcaaaGCTACAATAAGGACAAACCAAAACAGTCATTCGGGGGATCACACCCACTATCCAACCAACGTAGGCTGAATAATCGCATTGACAACAATAAGCGCATCACCCTCAAATTGGACCTCATTCAACCTAAGATCTAAGCATCTCTGAACTCCCAACAGTAACTCCATCACTTCACCGATTGACACCTCAACTCTCGAAACACAACACACTGAAGCAAACAAGATTTCTCCAGAAGAAGAGCGTGCAATGGACACTGCAGCTGTAAGGTCATGACTCAAACCTGTATCAAAATTCACCTTAACCCAAGTCAAAGGCCGGGGAGTCCAATTTAGAAAGGGACACGACTGGACAAAGAGAGGCACCTTCCAAGCCTGACAATGTTGCAAGTGTAGCTACTAAATTTGAAAGATCAAATGGTGTATAGGCTTCACACTAGTCCCATGAAGAATATCATTTCTGTATCTCTAAGACTGATCGAAGGCTACCAACGCCAAAAGCTGAAATTATTGACACTCTTCCTTAGCAATACCAAGCAACTAAGGATTCATCAGAACTTTAATCCATTCCATAACACCTTGATTTTGAAAGCCAAACAAGTCAACATGCCATCTAGAATTACTCCAACCAAAAGAGGAACCAAGCACCCAACTAAGAGATAGTCTAAGGTTTCTCTTTCGGCATGACAGATAGGGCAGGACATTCCAAACTATTTTCCATAAAAGCAGCTAAAATCGAGTATGAACATTCATCCACCAAAGCTGGTTCCAATTCAAACCGGAGCTAGAAATAGAAGAAGGCAAATTAATGGCATTTGAAATGAGCTTATGGTATACCACTTTTATTGAGAGTCTCCTGAGTTGTTGAGATGCCAAATCTATCTATAATCACCACATGCCATTAAGGAAGCCACCGAAGAATCATCACGTTGAACTTGGATATCTAACCATGCAATCAGCTTGAATCCAATTTGAGAAGGAATCCAAGGGTCATGCCATAACTTGGTCCCTGCACCTGACTTGATCAATTTACATTAACCCATACTAATCACAAGTCTAGTAGACATAAAATTCTTTCCAAATCCAAGTATCTGCACCTAAAGTTTGAGCTGTCATTATATCTCCCCCACGAGTGAGAACATATTTACAAAGCAACTGATTCAGGCACATGGAATTATTAGAGTTTAGTAATCTCTAAGTGAATTTAGCAAGCATAGAAGTATTCATAAGGTGGATTCTATGAATTCCCAAACCACCTTCAGATTTAGGCGTGCATAAAGAGTGCCAGCTCTTCAGATATAGATGTCTAGACCCGTGCCCCCATGCCCACCAAAAATCTCTCATAATGCCATCAAGTGAGTCACAAACATATTGTGGAAATCTAAAACTATCATGCTGTAGGagggaagagaagaaagaatggATTTAATGAACATACCCTGAAAAGCTTGTGAAAGAAATTTTGCTCTCCACCCTGACAATCTCTGATTGGCAAACCCAAATACACTGCTATAGAAGGAGATATTTGGAAACATAAAATACTTGAAATGTTTTGCTGCAACCTTTCAAAGGCATTTTtgctaaaaaaataaagaagattttCCAGAATTAACCATTTGCCCAGACCAAGTACAATATTTATTAAGACATCCCTGAATGACGCTAGCCTCTGCTATATTAGCTCTTGAGAAGATGATCGAGTCGTCAGCATACAACAGATGAGAAACTGGGGGATTCTAACGACTGATTCGAACACCATGATATCTACCAGCAATTTCTTCTCTAAACAACAGTCTGAAAAAGATCTCAGACCCCATAATAAACATAAAAGGGGATAATGGGTCTCTTTGTCGAAGGCCACGACCCGCTTTAAACCACCCTATAGGGCTGCCACTAAGCAAGAACGAAAAAGAAACAATGGATATATGGATGATACACAAGCTACACATTACTCTCAAAGAATCCCATATATCGTATAACTGAGATTAAGAAATGCCAATCCACACGATCATAGGCCTTAGACATATCTAACTTCATAGCCATCAAGCTACCATTCCCTCTATTTTGTTTCAATGTATGAAAATGCTCATGGGCTATTACCACattcttttgaatttttcttcCTGGCATAAAGGTCGCTTGGTTCAGACTAATAAAATTGCTGAGAATTTTGTTCAAACGATCTGCAAATATCTTTGATATAACATGATAAATGACATAGCATAAACTTATAGGTCTCAATTGGCCAATTTTAGAAGCCCTCGCTATCTTTGGGATCAAAACAATATTTGTACCATTCAATTGACC of Tripterygium wilfordii isolate XIE 37 chromosome 13, ASM1340144v1, whole genome shotgun sequence contains these proteins:
- the LOC120013841 gene encoding non-specific lipid-transfer protein 4-like, producing MATNMKVCLVCMLVFLLAPNVFISEIEAAGECGRTPIKSAVASLSPCLAAAKNGRARVPPICCTKVGALIKTAPRCLCAVLLSPLAKQAGIQPAIAIGIPKRCNIRNRPAGKKCGRFTVP